ATATGGGGGGATAGGGGCAAAGGCCAGGTGAGAGGGGCTACAGGTCCGGCTGGGACTGGGACAGTGAAGGAGGTGGGGCTTGAGGCTGGGGTGACCCGAGCTCCAACCATCCCTCCTCCTCAGGTCTGTAGCTCTGCAGGAGTGAAACAGAAGCAAGAGACAGGGAGCTGAGAAGGCCTGTGAACCAGGCCAAAGCTTGTGCTGGGGAAAATCCATAGCTTGCCTGGTCCCTTGTACTTGTCTTGTCCATTCCTGAGACCCTTTAGGTCTTTAAGGGGCAGTTGAGGGGCTGTTGAGATATGCCCAGGTGTCCAAGCTCTGATCCAACCTCCTGGTCCCTCCACAGACGAGCATGAAGAACATGGAGAAGGAACTGCTGTGCCCAGTGTGTCAAGAGATGTACAAGCAGCCACTGGTGCTGCCCTGTACCCACAATGTATGCCAGGCCTGTGCCCGGGAGGTGCTGGGCCAGCAGGGCTACGTAGGCCATGGTGGGGACCCCAGCTCTGAGCCCACCTCTCCTGCCTCCACCCCTTCTACCCGAAGTCCCCGCCTCTCCCGCAGAACTCTCCCCAAGCCAGACCGCTTGGACCGACTGCTTAAGTCAGGTGGGGCTGGcacctgtggggtgggggggtggggatgctgGGATGTCCATCAGGAAGATGGAAGGGGTCCATCACTGGCCAAGggcatttgtctgtttttcaggGGGTGGAGATACTGCCCATCCAGGCTCTAACGAGAGCTGTGCTCTGGcacaatagaaattaattttttaattgaaaagactTCCCCCACTCTGAGCCAGCTATAATTTTCACCTCCCTACTTCCCGGCCCATCCACAGGCTTTGGGACATACCCCGGGCGGAAGCGAGGTGCTCTGCACCCTCAGGTGATCATGTTTCCGTGCCCAGCCTGCCAGGGCGATGTGGAGCTGGGGGAGCGGGGCTTGGCAGGGCTGTTCCGGAACCTGACCCTGGAGCGTGTGGTGGAGCGGTACCGCCAGAGTGTGAGTGTGGGTGGCGCCATCCTGTGCCAGCTGTGCAAGCCCCCGCCACTAGAGGCCACCAAGGGCTGCACTGAGTGCCGCGCCACCTTCTGCAACGAATGCTTCAAGCTCTTCCACCCCTGGGGCACCCAGAAGGCCCAACATGAGCCCACCctgcccaccctctccttccGCCCCAAGGTGAGCCAGCCCTTGCGGGgcctgggaagggaggggcatggtGGTGCTTGGTGGGAGGGCGTGCCCAGCGCTGTGGGCTTCCAAAAGGAGACGGCCAGGGAGTTGCCATTGCCGAGCTCCTTTTTCTGTAACAAAAGGGCACTGGACAAATCTTTGAACGTCTTTGAGCCGCCATCTCATCTGCTGAATGAGGATTATAATATCTGCCCTGCAATATCTGTGCTTGCAGGGTTGTTGAAAGGATCACTGAGATAATGTTTGTGAAGGTTATTTATACACTAAAACGGTCtgttatgcattcattcattgaacaaatacttATCAAGCACCTATGTGCCTGGTGCTATTCTAGGCGTTGGGGCTACAGCAGTAAACAAGATGGCCAAGGCTAATTATTAAGCACAAGGCTAAGATTaccatcattattgttattaccaCACATTTCTGTGAGGTAAATGAAGGGAGAAGCAAGGCTAATGCCTGGAGCTTGCAGGAAAGGCTCTCCTTGATGCCAGGGTGTACCACCAGGTGGCACCATGGAGCACCACCAGCTGAACTCCTCTCCACCCACATTGGGCCAGCAGAGGGAGGGCACCAAACTGCTCTGTGGTAGGTCAGCACCCTTACACACACCACTGGCTGACTGTCTCATTGCTCTTTCTGTCCCTAGGGCCTGATGTGCCCAGATCACAAAGAAGAGGTGACCCACTACTGCAAGACCTGCCAACGACTGGTATGCCAACTTTGCCGTGTGCGACGCACCCACAGCGGCCACAAGATCACACCTGTGCTCAGTGCCTACCAGGCCCTCAAGGTGAGGACCCCGCCTCACTCTGCCCCAGTGCTGACCCACACTCACACCCTCTCACACCTCCTCTGAACTGCTGGCTTCTCTGGAGCCGGGTGTGATGCCCACCTCTTTCTTCCCCCTCAGGACAAGCTGACAAAGAGCCTGACATACATCCTGGGAAACCAGGACACAGTACAGACCCAGATCTGTGAGCTGGAGGAGACCGTGAGGCACACTGAGGTGAGGGAGGGCATGGAGgtgggccctgggccctgcctggGAGTGGGAGCAGGAAGCGGGTGTGGATGTGCACAGCCCGATCACCTGGTTGCAAGCTCAGGAAACCCATGTAGTGTCCATGGATGTGTCGAGGTTCTGGTTAAACCAGGTCATCAGGAACAACAGTGCCCCAGGCCAGGTGGTACCCAAGGCTACAGTGGAGACAGGGTGTCTATCACCCAGGAGAGGGAGAGCAAGCCGCAGGGATGGAGCTCAGATGCCCTCAGGCTCAGCTGCCTGCTGAGGACGGTGCACAGCCCTGGACCAGGGAGGGTGAGGCGATGGCTCTGATACCTTTTGCCAGATTGCTTGAATCAGCTGATATGGGGATGGAAGATAAGGATGGCACAGATGCTGGAAGATGTTAGCACAGTACAGGTGGACGTTAGCGTAGTCGTGGCCTCTTATCTGGGGGAGTCCTTAAGGGATCAGGATTGATTATGGTGTGGGCATCCAGCAAGGTTAGCACAAATGGTCAGGAGTTGAGCCCATGTGGGTGTACAGGAGCCTTTGGAGCCATGAACCGGGCCCTATCAGAATGAGTAGGGAGGATTTCCCCGGATCCTCTGTGATCCTAGCCATGGTGCCCCACGAGTCTAGTGCAGGTGCTGCCTTCAAGAAGAAGATAGTAAGTGTTGCTCTCTGGGCAGGTGAGTGGTCAGCAGGCCAAGGAGGAGGTGTCCCAGCTGGtgcgggggctgggggctgtgcTGGAGGAGAGGCGGGCATCGCTGCTTCAGGCCATTGAGGAGTGCCAGCAGGAGCGGCTGGCCCGTCTCAGCGCCCAGATCCAGGAGCACCGGAGCCTGCTGGATGGCTCAGGCCTGGTGGGCTACGCTCAGGAGGTGCTTAAGGAAACAGACCAGCCTTGCTTTGTGCAAGCAGCCAAACAGCTGCACAACAGGTACTCAGGGGCACGGCCTCCTGCGGGGTAGGGGCAGTCGTGGGTGTAGTCCATGCATAAGGCAATGTCGAGAGCACTGCCTGATGGAGAGCTGGGTCCTGAGGATTTTCACCAGGCCACACTGATAGCAGTTTGCCCGAATGGACAGGGAAGAAGGCCCCAGCAGATACCAAGGCTGTAGGGGCAGGCGAGGCAGAATCAAGGGGAAAGGTGGCTGCCCAGATGGCAGTGCCTGACCCTGGCCTGCCCCCATCCCAGGATTGCCCGAGCTACGGAGGCCCTCCAGATGTTCCGGCCAGCTGCCAGCTCCTCCTTCCGCCATTGCCAGCTGGACGTGGGGCGTGAGATGAAGCTGCTGACAGAGCTTAACTTCCTGCGAGGTGAGGAGATGGCCAGGCCCCGTGCCCAGTTAgagccttcctcccttcctccccagcagCGGGCCCGGGGGGCAACGCCCGCCGGGGAactccccagcctcctgcctggcCTGGCCAGCCGCCCTGCCCACCTAGCCCACCCCACCCAAGCACACCGTCCCACCGCGCTCAGCGCCGCTTCTCCCTCTCTTTGTTTGTAGGCTGTGGCCACCGCGGACTCTGCTCCGGAGCACCCCAGGCAAGTCAGCGGCCCTGCCCCAGGGGTCCTGCCCCCCACcaggccccctgccctgccctgccactCCCACACAGCCCGGCTACCCACTCAtggcttccttctctttcctgcccTGACCAGACCCCATCCCCGCCTTCCTCTCCCCTGACCAGTGCCCTCTGTCTCTCTTATGCCTTCCTTTCTTAATTCTTGCCTTTCTGACCTTTTGTCCTTGTGACCTTTGCCCTCTagactttccttctcctccccctgaCCTTGTCCCCTGCCATCAAGCTTTTGCTTGCCCTCTGTTGTCCCCTATTTTCTGTCTTGCTGACTCTTGCATCTATCTCCCTCCCACTCGGTTCCCTCCTTCCTGTTCAGTGCCCTCTTGCCTGGGCTTCAGTGGCCGTTGCCTGCCTTTCCCTGGGGCTCCTCTTTATTCATAGAATTAAAAGGGTCATAGAAAGAAGGGACACCATGTGATCTCATACCCTcatttgacagaggaggaaactgaggcccagaaaggggacGTGACTGGCATAAGGCCAGAGCAAAGGAGTGGCAGACCGGGACTGGCATCAGGCCTCCTGTCTCTCCTTCTCCCGTGGGCTCTGCCCTGCCCATCCCTGCCCAGGGCCCAGACAGGTGTCTTCTCCAGATCCCTCTCACTCACACTCACCCCCCCGGCTCCCGCTGCTTTCCCTTTTCCTGCTCACCCTCCATGCCAGGCCCGCGGCCAGGCCCTGACTGACCCCCGCTGTCTCTTCCAACAGTGCCCGAGGCTCCGGTCATTGACACCCAGCGCACCTTTGCCTACGACCAGATCTTCCTGTGCTGGCGGCTGCCCCCCCACTCACCACCTGCCTGGCACTACACCATTGAGTTCCGGCGCACGGATGTGCCGGCCCAGCCAGGCCCCACCCGCTGGCAGCGGCGGGAAGAGGTGAGAGGCACCAGCGCCCTGCTTGAGAACCCTGACACAGGCTCTGTGTACGTGCTGCGTGTCCGTGGCTGCAACAAGGCCGGCTACGGCGAGTACAGTGAAGATGTGCACCTGCACACGCCCCCAGCGCCCGGTGAGTGGGCACAGGGTACACTTGGGACCCAGGCACTGACCGCTGGTGCTGGGTGGGCCCCGGGGAGATGGCATAACACAGTGCACCACTCTCACTAGCCCTGAAGCGggactgcctgagttcaaatcccagctctgcctcttgccAGCTGTGTGGCTTTACGCGAGTTATTCACCCTCCCTGAACTTCAAGTTCCTCTTCTGTAGGGATAGTAACAATACTTATCTCATGAGGTTGtcgtgagaattaagtgagatgataACGTGTAAGGGCTTAGCTGAGTTTTTGGCTCAtggtaagggctcaataaatgttggtaaTGTGACTCTCCAGAAAATAGTGGAGACTCCGGGGTGTAGGCATAATAGAGAAGCATCGCCACCCAAGTAGGGGGCAGAAGAGTTAGGGGTTAAGTGTGAGAGCCAGGTAAGAGCACCAGTGTGCGGGCTGGAAAGTGCAGGTGGATGGTGGTGGGATGTCACCAGGTGGAATGGACAGCAGTGGGGACCCTCCATGGCGCAGCCATGGGAAAGGGGTGGGAGGCAGCATAGCGAGTCAGCTGGGTCTGGGAGACTGATTTCTGTGCCCACTAATCATCACTAAAACTCTTCCTGTGGTCCCATGCCCACTTGGGATGGGAtgccccttctttttttcctatgctCCCCATTCCAGTTCTCCAGGCCCTGTTCCCCAGAGCCCCCTGCCCATCCCTTGGCAACTCGTTCCATGTTCTGAAATCTCCCAGTGTCTCGTGCTAACACCTCAAGGTCCCCCCAGTGCCAGTGTTTGTCCCTGAAGTCCTTCCTTCTGTCTCAACCCTCCCCAACTCCAGTCCTGCACTTCTTCCTCGACGGCCGCTGGGGCACAAGCCGAGAGCGGCTGGCCATCAGCAAGGACCAGCGAGCGGTGCGGAGTGTTCCAGGGCTGCCCCTGCTGCTGGCTGCTGAGCGGCTACTGACGGGCTGCCACCTGAGCGTGGATGTGGTCCTGGGCGATGTGGCTGTGACCCAGGGCCGCAGCTACTGGGCCTGCGCCGTAGACCCAGCCTCCTACTTGGTGAAGGTGGGCGTCGGGCTGGAGAGCAAGCTTCAGGAAAGCTTCCAGGGTGCCCCCGATGTGATCAGCCCCAGGTCAGGCCTCTCTGGAAGGGATGGGGGTTTGGGGACCTGGGTGGGGGAGCTGGGGACGGGCCGGGGGTGTGCAAGGGGAGGACACACTTGCTGGGATGGAGCTGGGAGGAGATTAGGAGGAAGTAATAAGAGCCAGGCTGTGGGGGTGGCTGTGGTCAGGAGAAATGTGGGCTCAGTGAAAGAGCTTTGTGGACTGATATTCAGAGTGGCTGGGGAAAGGGACAGTAGTAAAGGGAGCCATCTCCACTTCCCTCCATCTGTCACTCAGGCTAAAACACCATCTCTCCAAGTCTCCGTGTCCTTTCTCCCTAACACCCCATTTCCAACATTCTTTCTCCACAAAGCCTTTTCCCTCCAGTACCTCCTTCACCCACATCTTTTCTCAACATCCTAAAATTCTTCCCTCAACTTTCCATCTCCATATTGTCTCATCCACAACATCCTGTTTAACACCCACCCACACATACTTTTCTCCCTgaccccttcctccccagcactCTATCCCCCAGTACCCCATTTCTTTAAAATGCCTTCTTTTCGACACCAGTTCCCTCTTAACCCTATGGTCCCCAAAACCCTGCATTCCTCTAACATCCTTCATCTAAGGCACTGATCCGCCCTCATCTCTCTCCCAACATCCACCTTCCCAgcttcctttctctgctctccccctctccccagtaCCTTAGTCACTAACCCTTCATCCTTCCAAGATTCTCTAACCCTCAAAATGCTCTCTCAGCGTGATATCCCAGCACCATTTCCTCACCACCTTCCTGTGTTGGAAGCTCTGCATTTCTTCAATGGGCTTTAGCAATACcctgtctttcttctcctccccccacctctctggcCAATGTGCTTTCCTTTCAACACCCCTTTCCTACCAAACCAAACCCCCAGCCCTATATTCTAACCCCTGTCTCTTCAACATGTTTTCTTCTCAATGCCCAGAATCAatcctttttcttctatttattttttcatttttttcatttttggcggcgttgggtcttctctgctgcgtgggctttctctagtcgcgtcgagctgggggctactcttcgttgcggtgcgcgggccttctcactgtggtggcttctgttgttgcggagcacgggatctaggcggcgcgggcttcagtagttgtggtgcacgggcttagttgctccgcggcatgtgggatcctcccggaccagggctcaaacccgtgtcccctgcattggcaggcagattcttaaccactgcgccaccagggaagccccccagatgAATCCTTTGAACCACTTGCTCCCCAACATTCCATCCTTCCAACATCTCAGCCCTCTGGtaccccctcccccacacacttACTCCACCCCCCAACGTCCTCCTACCCAACGCCCACCCCTGCAGGTACGACCCGGACAGTGGGCATGACAGCGGTGCCGAGGATGCCACAGTGGAGGCGTCGCCACCCTTCGCTTTCCTAACCATTGGCATGGGCAAGatcctgctgggggctggggccagCTCAAATGCAGGGCTGACAGGGAGGGATGGCCCAGCGGCCAGCTGCACAGTGCCCCTGCCGCCCCGCCTGGGCATCTGCCTGGACTACGAGCGGGGTCGGGTTTCCTTCCTGGATGCTGTGTCCTTCCGAGGGCTCCTGGAGTGCCCCCTGGACTGCTCGGGACCTGTGTGCCCTGCCTTTTGTTTTATTGGGGGTGGTGCAGTACAGTTACAGGAGCCCGTGGGCACTAAGCCCGAGAGGAAGGTCACCATTGGGGGCTTTGCCAAGCTGGACTGACCCTTCCAGGCCTCTCCTGGGCCTTGGCCTTCCAAGCCTCCTGAAGCTGGGTTATTCCTCCCAAAGCTTCTCCCTCAAACTCTTCCTGCCATGTGGTCCTGTCCCTTCCCCTACGTCTGTGTCTTCCCAGGGCCTTCTCTTGACCAAGGGACTCTTCTCTGCTCGCCTCTCTGGATGTCCCCCATTCTCTCCACTGCCTGTTAATCCAGGCTCCCACTCCCATGTCTCTGCCCCGTGACCTGCCCTTGGCATCTTACCCGAGTCATGGAGACAGCCCCTTTCCCGTCCCTGCCCTGTGCTCCTCCCCAGGCTGATTGGGAGGGAAGGCACCTGGAACACTGGGCATgctccccagctctgccctctgccctgccaAGCTCCCTGACTCATCCATGCTGAACTACAGCTTTGGGGCGTGCAGGCTTTTTGGCTGGACACTGCCCAGGCACTCCCTGGTGAGGGGAAAGGGACCCTATCatcctgctttatttatttgggtcccTGTACCCCCAGCCGCATGCCTCTTAACTCCCTCTTGCATGCTTTACCTGTCCTGCACCCATGCCAACGTGCCAAGTCTCCCTTGGGGAGCCAGCTGAGGTTGAGTGTCCCCATTGGGTTGGGCCTGGCAAGGCCTCTGGTGCCCGCTGTTGCCTCCCCCTGCGGTGAGCACTGCTAGGCCTATGTCAAGCAACAGCTGTTATTTTCATGGTTTATAAACAATAAACTGTGATGCCAGGCCTTCCTGTGATGTCTTTGCCTTCCCTGAGCCTATTCCTCTTAGTTTCTGTGTTGGACGTGtcaggcggggcggggcggggggggggggggaatcgaGGGTTCCCTGCTATAACGCAGAGCAGGGGTGCACGGTGAATCTGGCGCATGAGGGAAGGAGGTCCCCAAGCCCGTCGCTTCCCCGCCTTCTGCCACACCTGTACCCAGCCCAGGCCCGAGCCGATCGTGGCCGCCAGGGGGCGCCTCGCTCCGGTGGCTGTTTGCGTCAGCCCCGCGACGGGGCGTCCGGGCGGCGGCGCCAGGCTCTGCGGGAATGCGATTGAAGGGGCGGGCCCCATGCCTGGGCCCAAAGGGACCAGGGAACCAGAACGACTTCCCCATTCCCGGGGTGCTAGGTAGCCAACCCCAGAGCCAGAGACGGGCGGGGCGGCCAGGGAGGGGCCCGGGTCCGGTGCCAGTCCCCGGATATGACATGGAGCTTTATCGTGGCCCTGTTGACTCTGCAGCTGTTATCGCCGCCCGAGGACTTACTTCACACCCGGACAGCTAAGAATAGAGCCGCCTGGGGGCACCGCGCCCAGGGGAGAGGAGGGCGTGGGAGTGAAAACCAGGCCCGAGGAAAAGGGAGAGCCACGGACGGGCGTGCGGGCGGAGCAGGGTCACGCTGGCCGATGGAGCCGCTGGGTTTcgtttcctccttcctcttgcgcCGCCAGCCATGCAGGAGAGGTGACAGGTGATTCGAGTTCTTCCACCAAGCACTCCTGCGCCCCGATGTCACCTACTTCTCAAGTGAACCCCGCTTCCTCTggccttctttcctccctctcctttcccaagGTCTCTTCCAGACCCCCTCACACACATTTTGACCTACCCTCTATCAACAGGTCACAGAAGACAGATCAAAAGTTGGCGTGGCggttgggcttccttggtggtgcagtggttgagagtccgcctgccgatgcaggggatacgggttcatgccccggtccgggaagatcccacatgccgcggagcagctgggcccgtgagccatagccgctgagcctgtgcatccggagcctgtgctccgcaacgggagaggccacaacagtgagaggcccgcgtaccgcaaaaaaaaaaaaaaaagttggcggTTAGCGCAGAGGAGGCCCAAGTTTTATTCAGCCGTGTTCAGGTTCCCACTCCCATCTCTGAGCTGTCCGGGCCAGTCCTCCTGGGAGCCACTGCCTCAGGCTTGTCCCCAGGGGCTCGGATGGGCTTCACCAGGGCTAAGATAGGTGAGGGAGACGGTGGGCAGCCCACCTGAACGCCCAGCTCACCAGCCCAGAACAGAGTTGGGGGCAAGGCGGGGGCTGCAGCAGTGAAGAAACCCAGGGAGGCAGTTGGTGCTGGCTGGATGCTCAGCAGGCAACGTGCCCCTACAAGTTGGCGGAAGTGGCTGCCAGGTTCGTGTAAGAGAGAGTGCTGCCACCGTTGCCTGCAGAAACCTAGGTAGGGGGAGAAGGGATCCAGGGTGAGGGGCAGAAGCTTTCCTGGGAGAAGCTTCCTCCCCAAGGCCCCTGGATGGCACCCCGTGGCTGGGGTGAATGGTCCAGGCGCCTGACTAGCTCTCAAAGGGTTAATTTGGAGAGAGCACCTGCAGGTCACCACCGGCAGCCAGGTGACTGTAAACAGGGCCACTCCTCCTCGAggtccccttccctccctcccctcggctcTTATCAgctccccctgctttcccctcctgcccccttttCCCTCCATTCTCTGCTCCTCCAGCCCAaggaggtgtgtgtgtctgtaaaactggaagaagGAAGTCCCCAGGGTGAGGAAAAATGGGGTCAAGAAAAGGaaactcctctcccctcccccacttggaGTAGCTTTCCAGCCCCAGGTGGCCAAGTAATTATTTACTAGGtcctggagagaaaggaagaaagagggaggaggggtctGTGCTTCTCCGGAGATTCCCAAGAACCTCCCCCTCACCCAGCACCCAGGCTCATCTGGCTTGGTGAGACTTCTTCCCCAATTCAGAGACCCCTCCTCCCCACTAGCCTGTCTCAATCTACCCTCCATTCTTAGGAGACAAGCTGGGGCACAGGTGCTCCTTCCATGAAGGGCTCCCCTGGGCGCAGTGCCCCACTCATTTCGCCTCTGGGCATCCCAGTGAACAGCCCTGGCACCAGTTCAGCGGAGCAGTGAATGCTCTTCTGGGAGTGCTGGTAGTGGGGGCACCCCCTACTGAGGTCCCCCTTCTTCCATGGTCTCTTCCCAAGGCCTTTCCCCCAGAACTCACCTGACCTCCACAACCCCAGCCTTG
The genomic region above belongs to Phocoena sinus isolate mPhoSin1 chromosome 1, mPhoSin1.pri, whole genome shotgun sequence and contains:
- the TRIM46 gene encoding tripartite motif-containing protein 46 isoform X2 codes for the protein MAEGEDMQAFTSIMDALVRISTSMKNMEKELLCPVCQEMYKQPLVLPCTHNVCQACAREVLGQQGYVGHGGDPSSEPTSPASTPSTRSPRLSRRTLPKPDRLDRLLKSGFGTYPGRKRGALHPQVIMFPCPACQGDVELGERGLAGLFRNLTLERVVERYRQSVSVGGAILCQLCKPPPLEATKGCTECRATFCNECFKLFHPWGTQKAQHEPTLPTLSFRPKGLMCPDHKEEVTHYCKTCQRLVCQLCRVRRTHSGHKITPVLSAYQALKDKLTKSLTYILGNQDTVQTQICELEETVRHTEVSGQQAKEEVSQLVRGLGAVLEERRASLLQAIEECQQERLARLSAQIQEHRSLLDGSGLVGYAQEVLKETDQPCFVQAAKQLHNRIARATEALQMFRPAASSSFRHCQLDVGREMKLLTELNFLRVPEAPVIDTQRTFAYDQIFLCWRLPPHSPPAWHYTIEFRRTDVPAQPGPTRWQRREEVRGTSALLENPDTGSVYVLRVRGCNKAGYGEYSEDVHLHTPPAPVLHFFLDGRWGTSRERLAISKDQRAVRSVPGLPLLLAAERLLTGCHLSVDVVLGDVAVTQGRSYWACAVDPASYLVKVGVGLESKLQESFQGAPDVISPRYDPDSGHDSGAEDATVEASPPFAFLTIGMGKILLGAGASSNAGLTGRDGPAASCTVPLPPRLGICLDYERGRVSFLDAVSFRGLLECPLDCSGPVCPAFCFIGGGAVQLQEPVGTKPERKVTIGGFAKLD
- the TRIM46 gene encoding tripartite motif-containing protein 46 isoform X1, with product MATRARLSQGRCQLCSPQPLPSPSLRVPPSFVSAAPLTGMAAKRGTKTSMKNMEKELLCPVCQEMYKQPLVLPCTHNVCQACAREVLGQQGYVGHGGDPSSEPTSPASTPSTRSPRLSRRTLPKPDRLDRLLKSGFGTYPGRKRGALHPQVIMFPCPACQGDVELGERGLAGLFRNLTLERVVERYRQSVSVGGAILCQLCKPPPLEATKGCTECRATFCNECFKLFHPWGTQKAQHEPTLPTLSFRPKGLMCPDHKEEVTHYCKTCQRLVCQLCRVRRTHSGHKITPVLSAYQALKDKLTKSLTYILGNQDTVQTQICELEETVRHTEVSGQQAKEEVSQLVRGLGAVLEERRASLLQAIEECQQERLARLSAQIQEHRSLLDGSGLVGYAQEVLKETDQPCFVQAAKQLHNRIARATEALQMFRPAASSSFRHCQLDVGREMKLLTELNFLRVPEAPVIDTQRTFAYDQIFLCWRLPPHSPPAWHYTIEFRRTDVPAQPGPTRWQRREEVRGTSALLENPDTGSVYVLRVRGCNKAGYGEYSEDVHLHTPPAPVLHFFLDGRWGTSRERLAISKDQRAVRSVPGLPLLLAAERLLTGCHLSVDVVLGDVAVTQGRSYWACAVDPASYLVKVGVGLESKLQESFQGAPDVISPRYDPDSGHDSGAEDATVEASPPFAFLTIGMGKILLGAGASSNAGLTGRDGPAASCTVPLPPRLGICLDYERGRVSFLDAVSFRGLLECPLDCSGPVCPAFCFIGGGAVQLQEPVGTKPERKVTIGGFAKLD